A stretch of DNA from Paenibacillus sp.:
CGCCGCGTCTCGGCACCATCGGATGAAGCAGGATCGCCCCGCGCATCGCTTTCTCGTGGTGGAACAGGAGGCTTGCCGCGATGTTCGCGCCGTTCGAGTAGCCGACGGCGACGAGCCGCTCCCGAGCGAAGCCGTATTGCGACGACGCGTCGTGCACGAAGTTATGGAGCTCCTGCGTGCGGAAGACGAGGTCCTCCTCGTCGAACACGCCTTCGGCGATGCGGCGGAAGAAGCGTGGCATGCCGTTCTCGAGCACGTTGCCGCGAACGCTGAGGACGGACGCTTGCGGATCGAGCAGCCCGGCGAGCGGCAGCAGGCTCTCCTCGTTGCCTCCCGTACCGTGAAGCAGGAGCAGCACGGGCCGTTCTTCGGCGCCTTGGCGAAACAGATGCTTCATGGCTAAGTCCAGCCCCTTTCGTACTGCTTCGGGATCGGCAGCTCGGCCTTCAGCGCCTTCGCGGCGTGCTGCGGCCAGTACGGGTTGCGCAGCAGCTCCCTGCCGAGGAAGACGAGGTCGGCGCGCCCCGCGCGGATAAGATGCTCCGCGAACGCGGGCTCTTCGATCAAGCCGACCGCGCCGACGGCGATGTCGGCTTCTCTGCGGATCGTCTCCGCGTACGGTACCTGATATCCGGGGTACGCTTCGACCCGCGCGGGCACGACGCCGCCGGAGCTGCAGTCGATCAGGTCGGCGCCGAGCGCCTTCGCTTCGCGCGCGAAGTAGACGAAATCTTCCGTCGCGTTCCCGCCCTCCGCGTATTCGTTCAAGCTCAGCCGGACGAAGAGCGGCCCGTCCCACGCGGCGCGGACCGCGAGAATCGTCTCGCCGAGCATCCGGAACCGGTTTTCCCGGGAGCCGCCGTAACCGTCCGTCCGCCGGTTGGCGAGCGGGGACAGAAACTCGTTCAGCAAGTAGCCGTGCGCGGCGTGGATCTCGACGACGTCGAAGCCGGCCGCCTTCGCGCGGACGACGCCGTCCCGGAACGCCGCGACCGCTTCCGCGATATCCCGCTCGGACATCTCCTCCGGCGTCCGGTACGTGCCGTCGAACGGCACGGCCGACGGTCCGACGATGCGTCCGTCCGCCCGGGATTTGCGTCCGGCGTGCGCCAGCTGGATGCCGATGCGGGCGCCCGCCGCCCGGCAGGCGTCGGCGACGTCGCGCAGGCCGCTTATGTGCTCGTCCGACCACACGCCCAAATCTTCGTTCGAAATGCGGCCTTCCGGTACGACCGCGGTCGCTTCAAGCACGATGAGTCCGACGCCCCCGGCCGCCCGGCTCGCATAATGCGTAATATGCCAAGGCGTGACTTTGCCGTCGCGCTTTTCGCAGCTGTACATGCACATCGGGGACATAACGATCCGGTTTCGAAACCGGACGCCGCGGACCTCGTAAGGCGTAAATAACATGGATGACATGGGCTCCCTCCTTTAGAACAATTTTCACATAAAAAAAGGAAATATCCAACCAAACGCGAATATATATTTCTTGGTTAGAAAGACCTATCACCGTAAGGAGCTTCTCATGGATCATACGTTCAACGGAATTGATTTCCTATCGGCTCTTGCGTTGGCTCTTCTTTTCCTATACGTGCTGTTCACGAACGAAATTCGGCAGC
This window harbors:
- a CDS encoding alpha/beta hydrolase codes for the protein MKHLFRQGAEERPVLLLLHGTGGNEESLLPLAGLLDPQASVLSVRGNVLENGMPRFFRRIAEGVFDEEDLVFRTQELHNFVHDASSQYGFARERLVAVGYSNGANIAASLLFHHEKAMRGAILLHPMVPRRGVPLPELTGLPVFIGAGSNDPLVPTAETEELQSLLEGAGADVTVHWESYGHQLTRPELEAAAAWYARTMAPEK
- the namA gene encoding NADPH dehydrogenase NamA, whose protein sequence is MSSMLFTPYEVRGVRFRNRIVMSPMCMYSCEKRDGKVTPWHITHYASRAAGGVGLIVLEATAVVPEGRISNEDLGVWSDEHISGLRDVADACRAAGARIGIQLAHAGRKSRADGRIVGPSAVPFDGTYRTPEEMSERDIAEAVAAFRDGVVRAKAAGFDVVEIHAAHGYLLNEFLSPLANRRTDGYGGSRENRFRMLGETILAVRAAWDGPLFVRLSLNEYAEGGNATEDFVYFAREAKALGADLIDCSSGGVVPARVEAYPGYQVPYAETIRREADIAVGAVGLIEEPAFAEHLIRAGRADLVFLGRELLRNPYWPQHAAKALKAELPIPKQYERGWT